Proteins encoded in a region of the Flavobacterium sp. PMTSA4 genome:
- the rsmA gene encoding 16S rRNA (adenine(1518)-N(6)/adenine(1519)-N(6))-dimethyltransferase RsmA, with protein sequence MNQVKAKKHLGQHFLTDESIAKNIADTLTLSGYETVLEIGPGMGVLTKYLLEKEIDTYVIEIDNESVDYLNSHYSKLHNKIISKDFLKYNINEIFEGKPFAIIGNFPYNISTQIVFKCLEMRHQVPEFSGMFQKEVAERICEKKGSKTYGILSVLAQAFYDVEYLFTVNEDVFNPPPKVKSGVMRMIRKENFTLPCDEKLFFNVVKTGFNQRRKTLRNSLKSFQLSDNLKEDTIFDLRPEQLSVEQFIELTQKIEANAI encoded by the coding sequence ATGAATCAAGTAAAGGCCAAAAAACATCTAGGACAACATTTTTTAACCGATGAAAGCATTGCTAAAAACATTGCCGATACGCTAACGCTTTCTGGATATGAAACCGTTTTAGAAATTGGTCCAGGAATGGGTGTTTTGACCAAATATCTTCTTGAAAAAGAAATCGATACTTATGTCATCGAAATTGATAACGAATCCGTTGACTACTTGAATTCTCATTATTCAAAATTGCATAACAAAATTATTTCTAAAGATTTTTTAAAATACAATATCAATGAAATTTTCGAAGGAAAACCTTTTGCCATCATAGGCAATTTCCCTTATAATATTTCAACCCAAATTGTATTCAAATGTTTAGAAATGCGTCATCAAGTTCCCGAATTCTCTGGAATGTTTCAAAAAGAAGTTGCCGAACGTATTTGTGAAAAAAAAGGAAGTAAAACCTATGGTATTCTTTCTGTTTTAGCGCAAGCCTTTTATGATGTGGAATATCTTTTCACGGTAAATGAAGATGTTTTTAATCCGCCGCCAAAAGTAAAATCGGGCGTTATGCGTATGATTAGAAAAGAAAATTTTACGCTGCCATGTGATGAAAAATTATTTTTTAACGTAGTAAAAACAGGGTTTAATCAACGTAGAAAGACATTAAGAAATAGTTTAAAATCTTTTCAATTGTCTGATAATTTAAAAGAAGATACTATCTTTGACCTGCGACCAGAACAGTTGTCGGTAGAACAATTCATTGAACTTACTCAAAAAATAGAAGCCAATGCAATTTAA
- a CDS encoding LexA family protein has protein sequence MSIKNTFSFFLPDLEHKNGQAFVSDGIKAGFPSPAADFDETTVSLDNVLVKNRETTFYAKANGNSMIGAGIDNGDIMVIDRSLEPMNNKIAVCCIDGEFTVKRIKIEKDCVFLVPENKEFQPIKVTEENELIIWGIVTYVIKSV, from the coding sequence ATGTCAATAAAAAATACCTTTTCTTTCTTTTTACCTGACTTGGAACACAAAAATGGTCAGGCATTTGTTTCTGATGGAATTAAAGCAGGATTTCCTTCGCCTGCAGCTGATTTTGATGAAACAACAGTAAGTTTGGACAATGTTTTGGTAAAAAACAGAGAAACTACTTTTTATGCCAAAGCTAACGGGAACTCTATGATTGGCGCAGGTATTGACAATGGCGACATAATGGTTATTGATAGAAGTTTAGAACCAATGAATAACAAAATTGCCGTGTGTTGTATTGATGGTGAATTTACGGTTAAACGCATTAAAATAGAGAAAGATTGTGTGTTCTTGGTTCCTGAAAACAAAGAGTTTCAGCCTATAAAAGTTACTGAGGAAAATGAATTAATCATTTGGGGAATTGTTACCTATGTGATTAAAAGTGTGTGA
- a CDS encoding NADH-quinone oxidoreductase subunit N: MQVLIAIASLGIFCLIAEIFNLKKLMVPVTVIGLLAILGITLNFWSISDELDLRYVSMIASTDFSRAFISLFIILTIFLILMSDDFYKDHPTKFSDFIAIKIFLLSGAVAMVSFTNLAMFFLGIEVLSISLYILAASRRLDIKSNEAGMKYFLMGSFASGFILFGICLIYGATYSFNIADIQELSSGTTIPVWFPIGVSLMIVGMLFKIAAAPFHFWAPDVYEGSPSLTTATMSTLAKVVAMATLFKLLSSLVLTISPKVEMLIIVISVLSMTIGNIMALRQKNVKRMLAYSGISHAGFMLMALLSMSTASTTLLYYTFAYGLAGVAAFAVIISVTKDKDNEDVVNFNGLGKTNPLMAAVLTASLLSMAGIPIFSGFFAKFMLFSDAIKAGFVFIVIAAVINSTISVGYYFKLILAMYTKEATAEKSSIPLVYTITAGLAILLNIIIGIYPSLITNLLS; this comes from the coding sequence ATGCAAGTATTAATAGCAATAGCATCTTTAGGAATTTTTTGTTTAATCGCAGAAATTTTCAACCTTAAAAAATTAATGGTTCCAGTTACTGTAATTGGATTACTTGCCATTCTTGGAATTACACTGAACTTTTGGTCTATTTCGGATGAATTAGATTTAAGATATGTAAGCATGATTGCTTCAACAGATTTTTCTAGAGCATTCATTTCTTTATTCATCATCCTGACAATATTTTTAATACTAATGAGTGATGATTTCTATAAAGATCACCCAACAAAGTTTTCAGATTTCATTGCCATCAAAATATTTTTGCTTTCTGGAGCAGTAGCAATGGTATCGTTTACCAACTTAGCTATGTTCTTTTTAGGAATTGAAGTATTATCTATCTCACTTTATATTTTAGCGGCTAGTAGAAGACTTGATATTAAAAGTAATGAAGCTGGAATGAAATATTTTTTAATGGGTTCATTTGCTTCTGGATTTATTCTTTTTGGAATTTGTTTGATTTATGGAGCAACTTATTCGTTCAATATTGCTGATATTCAAGAATTATCATCAGGAACTACAATACCAGTTTGGTTTCCAATTGGTGTTTCGTTAATGATTGTTGGAATGTTATTTAAAATTGCCGCTGCACCATTTCATTTTTGGGCACCAGATGTTTACGAAGGTTCGCCATCATTAACTACGGCAACCATGAGTACTTTAGCAAAAGTTGTGGCTATGGCAACACTTTTCAAACTTTTAAGCAGTTTGGTATTAACTATTTCTCCAAAAGTTGAAATGCTTATAATCGTTATCTCTGTACTATCGATGACTATTGGAAACATTATGGCATTACGCCAAAAAAATGTCAAAAGAATGTTGGCTTACTCGGGTATTTCACATGCAGGATTTATGTTGATGGCTTTACTAAGCATGTCAACTGCTTCTACAACATTACTGTATTATACATTTGCTTATGGATTGGCTGGAGTTGCTGCATTTGCCGTAATCATTTCTGTCACTAAAGACAAAGACAACGAAGATGTAGTTAATTTTAACGGATTAGGAAAAACAAATCCATTAATGGCAGCTGTATTAACTGCTTCATTACTTTCGATGGCTGGAATTCCAATTTTCTCTGGATTTTTTGCAAAATTCATGTTGTTTTCTGATGCTATAAAAGCTGGATTTGTATTTATAGTGATTGCTGCTGTAATCAACTCAACTATAAGTGTTGGTTACTATTTCAAATTAATTTTAGCCATGTATACCAAAGAAGCTACTGCAGAAAAATCATCAATACCATTGGTTTATACCATTACTGCTGGGCTTGCTATTTTATTAAATATTATAATCGGAATCTATCCTTCATTGATTACTAATTTACTTTCTTAA
- the serS gene encoding serine--tRNA ligase — MLQISYIRENKDQVITALAKKHMDAKTIVEEVIQLDENRRSTQVALDNTLAEANKLSSSIGEMMKNGEKAKAEILKQKTSQLKETSKELSEKLDVFANELQQKMYLLPNLPADIVPEGKTPEENLNVFQEGDIPVLHDGALPHWDLVKKYDIIDFELGVKITGAGFPVYKGKGAKLQRALISYFLDKNTDAGYQEVQVPHLVNEASGYGTGQLPDKEGQMYHVGLDDLYLIPTAEVPVTNLFRDVILQENELPILCTGYTPCFRREAGSYGAHVRGLNRLHQFDKVEIVRIEHPEKSYEALDGMVEHVKNIMRELKLPFRVLRLCGGDMSFASALTYDFEVFSTAQDRWLEISSVSNFETFQANRLKLRFKGKDGKTQLAHTLNGSSLALPRVLAGIIENYQTPEGIVIPEVLRPYTGFDIIN; from the coding sequence ATGTTACAGATTAGTTACATCAGAGAAAATAAAGACCAAGTAATTACTGCTTTAGCTAAAAAACATATGGATGCAAAAACCATAGTGGAAGAAGTAATTCAGTTAGACGAAAACAGAAGAAGCACTCAAGTTGCTCTTGATAATACCTTAGCCGAAGCCAATAAACTTTCTTCATCTATTGGAGAAATGATGAAAAATGGCGAAAAAGCAAAAGCAGAAATTTTAAAACAAAAAACATCGCAACTTAAAGAAACCAGTAAAGAACTTTCTGAAAAGCTTGATGTGTTTGCTAATGAGTTACAACAAAAAATGTATTTGTTGCCTAATCTTCCAGCGGATATTGTTCCGGAAGGGAAAACTCCAGAGGAAAACCTGAATGTTTTTCAGGAAGGTGACATTCCAGTTTTACATGATGGAGCTTTACCTCACTGGGATTTAGTAAAAAAATATGACATCATAGATTTTGAATTAGGCGTAAAAATTACGGGTGCAGGATTTCCGGTTTATAAAGGAAAAGGAGCCAAATTACAACGCGCTTTGATTTCTTATTTTTTAGATAAAAATACTGATGCTGGCTATCAAGAAGTGCAAGTTCCGCATTTGGTAAATGAAGCTTCGGGTTATGGAACAGGACAATTGCCTGACAAAGAAGGTCAGATGTATCATGTTGGTTTGGATGATTTGTATTTGATTCCTACGGCTGAAGTTCCGGTTACCAATTTATTTAGAGATGTCATTTTACAAGAAAACGAATTGCCAATTCTTTGCACTGGTTATACACCATGTTTCCGTAGAGAAGCTGGTTCGTATGGTGCGCATGTTCGTGGTTTGAATCGCTTGCATCAATTTGATAAAGTAGAAATCGTTCGTATTGAACATCCTGAGAAATCATATGAAGCTTTGGATGGAATGGTTGAACACGTTAAAAACATTATGCGTGAATTAAAATTACCGTTTAGAGTTTTAAGACTTTGTGGTGGTGATATGAGTTTTGCTTCGGCATTAACTTATGATTTTGAAGTATTTTCAACCGCTCAAGATCGTTGGTTAGAAATAAGTTCAGTATCCAACTTTGAAACTTTTCAAGCCAATCGTTTGAAATTACGTTTTAAAGGAAAAGATGGAAAAACGCAATTAGCACATACCTTGAACGGAAGCTCATTGGCGTTGCCAAGAGTTCTTGCAGGAATTATTGAAAACTATCAAACTCCTGAAGGAATTGTTATCCCGGAGGTTTTACGACCATATACTGGTTTTGATATAATTAACTAA
- a CDS encoding Y-family DNA polymerase, which produces MYALVDCNNFYASCERVFQPHLIGKPIVILSNNDGCIISRSDEAKALGIPMGAPEFKVRAELKQKNIHVFSSNYPLYGDLSSRVMKILESFTPHIEPYSIDEAFLNFDGMSIPDFHDYGSKMKYRLQKWLSIPVSIGFADTKALSKVANKIARKFPEKTKGVYVIDTEEKRIKALKWTKIEDVWGIGFRLNKKMKAKNINTAYDFTLPHNEAFIKKEMGVVGMRLKYELEGKSVLDLDLPKDRKTIAITRSFDGNITTFDEMKERVSTFATVCAEKLRKQKSCCNNVIVYLRKDKYKTERQHYNFYKMETIPFSSNSSITISNIAVKMLKNMFEEGEIYKKAGVIVTGIIPENQKQFHLFEEENPKHLKLMKVMDDYFKKTGERKIRLGNQDLQRTWKMKQNHLSKKYTTDFKDILKISCQ; this is translated from the coding sequence ATGTATGCTTTAGTTGATTGCAATAATTTTTACGCATCCTGCGAACGTGTTTTCCAACCTCATCTTATTGGAAAACCAATTGTTATTTTATCTAACAATGATGGCTGTATTATTTCTCGAAGTGATGAAGCCAAAGCATTGGGCATTCCGATGGGTGCGCCGGAATTTAAAGTTAGAGCCGAATTAAAGCAAAAAAACATTCATGTCTTTTCGTCTAATTATCCTTTGTATGGCGATTTGAGTAGTCGGGTGATGAAAATACTGGAAAGTTTTACACCACATATTGAACCTTACAGCATAGACGAAGCGTTTTTAAACTTTGACGGAATGTCTATTCCTGATTTTCACGACTATGGTTCAAAAATGAAATACCGATTGCAAAAATGGTTGAGTATTCCAGTTTCAATTGGTTTTGCTGATACCAAAGCATTGTCTAAAGTTGCCAATAAAATTGCGAGAAAGTTTCCAGAAAAAACCAAAGGTGTTTATGTTATTGATACTGAAGAAAAGCGTATCAAAGCTTTAAAATGGACTAAGATTGAAGACGTTTGGGGTATTGGTTTCCGATTGAATAAAAAAATGAAAGCCAAAAACATCAATACGGCTTATGATTTTACGCTACCTCATAACGAAGCCTTTATCAAAAAAGAAATGGGCGTTGTGGGAATGCGATTAAAATATGAACTGGAAGGAAAATCAGTTTTAGATTTAGATTTACCAAAAGACCGAAAAACCATTGCTATAACCCGAAGTTTTGATGGAAACATAACCACTTTTGATGAAATGAAAGAACGTGTTTCAACCTTTGCGACGGTATGTGCTGAAAAACTTAGAAAGCAAAAATCGTGTTGTAATAATGTGATTGTATATTTAAGAAAAGACAAATATAAAACCGAAAGGCAGCATTATAATTTTTATAAAATGGAAACCATTCCTTTTTCGAGCAATTCTTCTATTACTATTAGTAACATTGCGGTAAAAATGCTCAAAAATATGTTTGAAGAAGGTGAAATTTATAAAAAAGCAGGTGTTATTGTGACTGGAATCATTCCAGAAAATCAAAAGCAATTTCATCTTTTTGAAGAAGAAAATCCGAAGCATTTGAAATTGATGAAAGTAATGGACGATTACTTTAAAAAAACTGGTGAACGCAAAATACGATTGGGCAACCAGGATTTGCAACGCACCTGGAAAATGAAACAAAATCATTTATCCAAAAAATATACAACTGACTTTAAAGATATTTTGAAAATCTCATGTCAATAA
- a CDS encoding DUF4286 family protein, protein MILYNVTINIHESVHDQWMDWMQTKHIQDVLNTGKFSSARMVRVLVEEEMGGITYAIQYTTDSKETLQKYYDEDAPRLREEGAQLFGEKMLAFRTELELISEH, encoded by the coding sequence ATGATTCTCTATAACGTTACTATTAATATTCACGAAAGCGTTCACGACCAATGGATGGACTGGATGCAAACCAAACATATTCAAGATGTTTTAAACACAGGTAAATTCTCTTCGGCACGCATGGTTCGTGTTTTGGTAGAAGAAGAAATGGGTGGAATTACTTATGCCATTCAATATACTACAGACAGTAAAGAAACGCTTCAAAAATATTATGATGAAGATGCGCCAAGACTTAGAGAAGAAGGAGCGCAACTTTTTGGTGAAAAAATGTTGGCTTTTAGAACCGAATTGGAATTGATTTCGGAACATTAA
- a CDS encoding M1 family aminopeptidase, whose protein sequence is MKKIYFLLFCLSISYVYSQKSKLNVETIAEAEMKSASALMNLQVNPNTANYDVTYHRLEFTLNPSVYFITGKVTTTFKALSNMTTVTFDLTNQLTVSSVKIGTTNLSFVQNANNELVITLPTTLTTNNFATVEINYSGQPATGEQAFTQETHSGTPVIYTLSEPFGARDWWPCKQDLNDKVDSIDVFITAPSQYVSVANGIETTAPVINGANKTTHFHHGYPIPAYLIAIAVTNYQVFNQTAGTAPNTFPIINYIYPENYSSSVTALAQTLPIMNLYETLIEPYPFRNEKYGHAQFGWGGGMEHTTVSFMYNFSRGLIAHELGHQWFGDKVTCGSWKDIWLNEGFATYMAAMVIENFDGIPAFVSEKASMINNITSQPNGNVYLTDTQATNVNRIFSSRLSYNKGAMILEMLRFKMGDTAFFQALRNYLADVNLAYKYAVTTDLKGHLEAVYGQSLTEFFNDWVYNQGYPTYTITAQNWGTGQARFTVSQTQSDASVSFFEMPVPVRIFGSGGQQYDVVLQNTTNNQQFIVNVPFTITSVSFDPDKHLIAKNSTATLGNSVVEWNQAISVYPNPTNSYIYIQKPSDLEISAVTLFNSLGQIVLKSNSTEVSIEELSSGVYELQLTTNQGNFHKRIIKQ, encoded by the coding sequence ATGAAAAAAATATACTTTTTGTTATTTTGTTTGTCAATTTCATATGTTTATTCTCAAAAAAGCAAGTTGAATGTGGAGACGATTGCAGAGGCTGAAATGAAATCGGCATCAGCATTAATGAATTTACAAGTAAATCCAAATACAGCTAATTATGATGTCACCTATCATAGATTAGAGTTTACCCTTAATCCTTCCGTTTATTTTATCACAGGGAAAGTTACAACAACCTTCAAAGCGTTAAGCAATATGACAACTGTTACTTTTGATTTAACCAATCAATTAACGGTTAGTTCAGTGAAAATAGGAACAACAAACTTGAGTTTTGTTCAAAATGCAAATAATGAATTGGTGATTACATTACCAACAACTCTAACAACAAATAATTTCGCAACAGTTGAAATAAATTATTCAGGACAACCAGCAACTGGCGAACAAGCTTTTACACAAGAAACTCATAGCGGAACACCTGTAATTTATACACTTTCGGAACCATTTGGAGCACGCGATTGGTGGCCATGCAAACAAGACTTGAATGACAAAGTAGATAGTATTGATGTGTTTATTACTGCGCCATCTCAATATGTAAGTGTTGCAAACGGAATTGAAACAACCGCACCAGTGATTAATGGAGCAAATAAAACGACTCATTTTCATCACGGTTATCCAATTCCGGCTTATCTGATTGCAATAGCAGTTACTAATTATCAAGTTTTTAATCAAACAGCTGGTACTGCGCCAAACACGTTTCCAATTATAAATTACATCTATCCTGAAAATTATTCATCGTCTGTTACTGCTTTAGCACAGACATTACCAATAATGAATTTGTATGAAACTCTGATTGAACCATATCCTTTTAGAAATGAAAAATACGGTCATGCACAATTCGGTTGGGGTGGTGGAATGGAACATACAACAGTTTCATTTATGTATAACTTTAGTCGTGGCCTAATTGCTCACGAGCTTGGTCATCAGTGGTTTGGTGACAAAGTAACCTGTGGCTCATGGAAAGACATTTGGTTAAACGAAGGCTTTGCAACATACATGGCGGCAATGGTTATAGAAAACTTCGATGGAATTCCAGCATTTGTTTCTGAAAAAGCTTCCATGATTAATAATATCACTTCACAGCCAAATGGAAATGTATATTTAACCGATACACAAGCAACCAATGTAAACAGAATTTTCAGTAGCAGATTGAGCTACAATAAAGGCGCAATGATTTTAGAAATGCTACGCTTCAAAATGGGTGACACTGCTTTTTTCCAAGCTTTGCGCAATTATTTAGCCGATGTTAATTTGGCTTATAAATATGCAGTTACTACCGATTTAAAAGGTCATTTAGAAGCCGTTTATGGACAAAGTTTAACTGAGTTTTTTAATGATTGGGTTTATAATCAAGGTTACCCAACCTATACAATTACAGCTCAAAATTGGGGAACAGGTCAAGCTAGATTTACAGTTTCTCAAACACAATCAGACGCTTCAGTAAGCTTTTTTGAAATGCCAGTTCCGGTTAGAATATTTGGCTCTGGAGGTCAACAATATGATGTTGTGTTACAAAACACAACCAATAACCAGCAATTTATCGTTAATGTTCCATTCACCATTACAAGTGTTTCATTTGACCCTGATAAACATTTAATTGCAAAAAATTCAACAGCTACTTTAGGCAACTCTGTTGTTGAATGGAATCAAGCAATTTCAGTGTATCCAAACCCAACAAATTCATACATTTATATTCAAAAACCTAGCGATTTAGAAATTTCCGCTGTAACACTTTTCAATTCTTTGGGACAAATAGTGCTAAAATCAAATAGTACAGAAGTGTCAATTGAAGAATTGTCTTCGGGTGTTTATGAACTCCAATTGACTACAAATCAAGGAAATTTTCATAAAAGAATCATAAAACAATAA
- the rseP gene encoding RIP metalloprotease RseP, whose amino-acid sequence MEIVIKLSQFLLSLSILIILHELGHFIPAKLFKTRVEKFYLFFDVKYSLFKKKIGETVYGIGWLPLGGYVKIAGMIDESMDKEQMQGEAQPWEFRSKPAWQRLIIMLGGVTVNFILAFIIYIGMAYAYGDFYIKNEDIKDGIWVTNPVVENAGIQTGDKILSIDGQKVDKFVPSVSLDILMSKQVVVERAGEEKTITLPVNFIGKILDENKKNVITLRMPFVIGGFADDSKNKEQLKTKDILVSLNGNPVKYYDEVKSVLEAHKNQKINATVLRDNKETPVTLQVDKEGKLGVGLGTLQEDNLEKLGYYKFSKESYGFFESFPIGIERGVTQLGNYWKQLKAIFNPSTGAYKGVGGFAAIYNVFPDTWSWETFWNITALLSIMLGVMNLLPIPALDGGHVMFLLYEMISGKTPSDKFMERAQLVGFVLLISLLLFANGNDIYKAIVGK is encoded by the coding sequence ATGGAAATTGTTATCAAATTATCTCAATTTTTATTGAGTTTATCAATACTTATTATACTTCACGAGCTTGGACATTTTATTCCTGCCAAATTATTCAAAACCCGAGTAGAAAAATTCTACTTGTTCTTTGATGTTAAATATTCATTGTTCAAAAAGAAAATTGGCGAAACGGTCTATGGTATTGGTTGGTTGCCTCTTGGTGGTTACGTAAAAATCGCCGGAATGATTGACGAAAGCATGGACAAAGAACAAATGCAAGGCGAAGCACAGCCTTGGGAATTCCGTTCAAAACCGGCCTGGCAGCGTTTAATTATCATGCTTGGTGGTGTTACAGTGAATTTCATTTTAGCATTTATTATCTATATTGGGATGGCCTATGCTTATGGCGATTTTTACATAAAAAATGAAGATATCAAAGACGGTATTTGGGTTACCAATCCGGTAGTAGAAAATGCAGGAATCCAAACAGGCGATAAGATTCTTTCTATTGATGGTCAAAAAGTAGACAAATTTGTGCCTTCAGTAAGCTTGGATATCTTGATGTCAAAGCAAGTAGTGGTTGAACGTGCTGGAGAAGAAAAAACAATCACACTTCCAGTTAATTTCATTGGTAAAATACTTGATGAAAACAAGAAGAATGTAATAACACTTAGAATGCCTTTTGTAATAGGAGGATTTGCTGATGATTCTAAAAACAAAGAACAACTTAAAACAAAAGATATTTTAGTTTCTCTTAATGGCAATCCCGTCAAATATTACGATGAAGTAAAATCTGTTTTAGAAGCCCATAAAAATCAAAAAATAAACGCTACCGTTTTAAGAGATAACAAAGAAACTCCTGTTACACTTCAAGTTGATAAAGAAGGAAAACTAGGTGTTGGTCTTGGCACATTACAAGAAGACAACCTCGAAAAACTAGGCTACTATAAATTCAGCAAAGAAAGCTATGGCTTCTTCGAATCATTCCCAATCGGTATCGAAAGAGGTGTTACCCAACTAGGAAACTACTGGAAACAACTAAAAGCAATATTCAATCCAAGCACAGGCGCATACAAAGGCGTGGGAGGTTTTGCAGCTATCTATAACGTGTTTCCTGATACTTGGAGCTGGGAAACATTCTGGAACATCACAGCATTGCTTTCAATCATGCTAGGAGTAATGAATTTATTGCCAATTCCAGCCTTAGACGGTGGTCACGTAATGTTTTTACTATACGAAATGATATCAGGAAAAACACCATCAGATAAGTTCATGGAAAGAGCACAATTAGTTGGTTTTGTACTGCTAATTAGTTTGTTACTCTTTGCCAACGGAAACGATATTTACAAAGCAATTGTAGGCAAATAA
- a CDS encoding tetratricopeptide repeat protein, translating to MKKNLIILFLFLCFFAKAQNEQLANNYFDRGEFEKALVSYEELLKAQVGNSNYFQRVIECYQQLQQYDKAEKAILERLDKYRQSNLLIELGYNYQLQKDDAKATKYYDQAIEKIKSNANEVYGIAYVFERKALVDYALLAYQTALTKEPKMSFNFQMALLYGQKGNTDLMIETFLAESYQNPQNLPIIQNQLSRFMTEDADENFNNSLRKALLLRTQKTQDVFWNDFLSWYYVQLKEYGKAFIQQKAIYKRNPESFSNIVNLAQMAIEDKDNEAAKEILTFVLDNTNDLDLLIQAHSYLVEMKIDNATEKDYPAITQELDLLLKEFGISPYTLSLLKLDANFSAFHLKNTEKAKTILKNAMDMPLNKYQMAEVKMDLADILLYEEKFNQALIYYSQIENDLSGDVVGQEASLKTAKTSYYKTDFEWASHQLKVLKSASTQLIANDALDLFLLISDNTVEDSTQVALKKFARGDFLLYQNKKQEALSQFQLILKEHKGEEIEPVTLLRIGKIYEKLGDYTKALENYSEIITNHKDAIYVDEALYFSADIYNLKLNDAEKAKPLYEEMIFKHEDSIYYVDSRKKYRQLRGDNNL from the coding sequence ATGAAAAAAAATCTAATCATCCTTTTTCTATTCCTTTGTTTTTTTGCTAAAGCTCAAAACGAGCAATTGGCAAACAATTATTTTGACCGTGGTGAATTTGAAAAAGCGTTGGTTTCGTATGAAGAATTGTTAAAAGCACAGGTTGGAAATTCTAATTATTTTCAACGTGTAATTGAGTGTTATCAGCAGTTGCAGCAATATGATAAAGCTGAAAAAGCAATTTTAGAGCGATTAGATAAATATCGACAAAGCAATCTTTTAATTGAATTGGGTTATAATTATCAATTGCAAAAAGACGATGCAAAAGCTACTAAATATTATGACCAAGCCATTGAAAAAATAAAGAGTAATGCCAACGAAGTTTATGGCATTGCTTATGTTTTTGAGCGTAAAGCTTTGGTAGATTATGCTTTATTAGCCTACCAAACTGCTTTGACAAAAGAACCAAAAATGAGTTTCAATTTTCAAATGGCATTGCTTTATGGTCAAAAAGGAAATACTGACTTAATGATTGAAACGTTTCTTGCTGAAAGTTATCAAAATCCACAAAATCTTCCCATAATTCAAAATCAGTTATCGCGATTTATGACGGAAGATGCGGATGAAAACTTCAACAATTCGCTTAGAAAAGCATTATTACTCAGAACTCAAAAAACACAAGATGTTTTTTGGAATGACTTTTTAAGTTGGTATTACGTTCAACTGAAAGAATATGGCAAAGCTTTTATTCAGCAAAAAGCCATTTATAAACGAAATCCTGAGTCTTTTTCTAACATTGTAAACTTAGCCCAAATGGCTATTGAAGATAAAGATAACGAAGCTGCCAAAGAGATTTTGACTTTTGTTTTGGATAATACAAATGATTTGGATTTGTTGATTCAAGCGCATTCTTATTTGGTAGAAATGAAAATTGATAATGCCACTGAAAAAGATTATCCAGCTATTACTCAAGAATTGGATTTATTACTTAAAGAATTTGGAATTAGTCCTTATACGTTGTCTTTATTGAAATTGGATGCTAATTTTTCTGCCTTTCATTTAAAAAATACCGAGAAAGCAAAAACCATTTTAAAAAATGCTATGGATATGCCTTTGAACAAATATCAAATGGCAGAAGTAAAAATGGATTTGGCTGATATTTTACTTTATGAAGAAAAATTCAATCAAGCCTTGATTTACTATTCGCAAATTGAAAATGATTTAAGCGGTGATGTCGTTGGGCAAGAAGCAAGTTTGAAAACTGCTAAAACCAGCTATTACAAAACCGATTTTGAATGGGCTTCGCACCAATTGAAAGTATTAAAATCGGCTTCAACACAATTGATTGCTAACGATGCGTTAGATTTATTTTTGCTGATAAGTGATAACACTGTGGAAGATTCAACTCAGGTTGCTTTGAAAAAATTTGCCAGAGGTGATTTTCTGTTATATCAAAACAAAAAGCAAGAAGCATTATCTCAGTTTCAACTGATTTTAAAAGAACACAAAGGCGAAGAAATTGAACCTGTTACATTGCTTCGTATCGGAAAGATATATGAAAAACTTGGCGATTATACTAAAGCTTTAGAAAATTATAGTGAAATAATTACCAATCATAAAGATGCTATTTATGTTGATGAAGCCTTGTATTTTTCGGCAGATATTTACAATTTGAAGCTCAACGATGCCGAAAAGGCGAAACCGCTTTATGAAGAAATGATTTTCAAACACGAAGACAGTATTTACTATGTTGACAGTAGAAAAAAATACCGTCAACTACGTGGTGACAACAATCTTTAG